The Aphelocoma coerulescens isolate FSJ_1873_10779 chromosome Z unlocalized genomic scaffold, UR_Acoe_1.0 ChrZ, whole genome shotgun sequence DNA window CCCATCTTCCAAGAACCCCTAAGGAGTACAGCCTGGCAGCCTCTGGCAAGGGAACTtgtgaaaacacattttcagatAGCTACGATCACACCCAGTTTTAACAGTCCactcctcctgccctcccctcaCACCTCTGAGTCCCCgtgttcagcagcagctgtgcagccACAGCCCCGGGCTGGTTTCCACAGCTCCCCCGAGCCGCGTGTGGTGCCGCTGCCTCAGGGCCCCCCCAGTATTCCCCCGGTGGAGCGAGGGTGCTTCCCTGTGCTGCCGGCTCCCCGGCCTCCACCCTGCTTCCTCTTCATCTGTCCCTGCGATTCTGCTGTCAGTGTCTCAGTCCAGAAGGCATCAGAAGATCCTGGAGCCTGGTACCCTGGCTCCTGAGTATCCAGGGCATCTTTGCTGAGTAGGACACATATGGCAGGAATGTTTCTCTTCACTGTCAAGGCATCGAGGCCTGCCTCAGGCACAATGGGTTCCCAGATTTCTTCGATCTGTCTGAAGAGCACTTTGGTGATCTGGTGCAGCTCCTTGAGCCTTCGTTTCATGATTTCCACACAGGTGATGGTCTTGCTGACAGCCTTGCCTGAGCCAGTGAAAAGAATCTGCCTCACCGAGTCCTGCTCCATCTTGCTCATGGCATAGCCCATCAGATTCCTAATTTTGCTCCCGTCCTTCACCTTCATTTCAATAATATCAGCAGGCAGGTCAGTGAAAGGAAGAGGACAAGGTTTCTCCACGATTTTGGTCTTCTTATAGTTCTCCATTCTGCAGTGCTGGAAAGGAAAATGGACCCATGAACACCCAGCCCACTGTAATTGCTGCACAAAGAAATTCTCACCACAGTTAGCTACAACCTTTCCTCTGAAAGGCATTTTGAGCTATCAAGAGCTAGGAATCCTGAGATGGCATAACCAAAAGATTAGCCCAGTCCTCATAAGGACACACCTACACGTTACCACAGGGCAACATGAGCCTTGACAGGCAGGCTGTGAAAAAAATAGCATTGGTGTTGTGGGCCTAAACAAGATGACATAAAAAACACTGCTATATCTCAGGAGAAGACAAACCAAACAAGTGAGCTGGGGTTATTGAGAACAGAACTCAGGGTATGCTGGCCACAGCTGCACAAGAACATGCACAGGATGAATTCAAGCAGAGTTTATGTGCAGCACCTTGTGTTACAGAAACAGGCTCATGGGAGCCTGGCCAGCCCAACTGAGGATGAAACACTGTATATCACAGGGGAGATGGCAAGCCACGGGTTGCAGGAACAAAAAGTTTCCTCGAGGGAAAGACAGAAAGATCAGGTCCCACAGCTGCCGTCTCTGCCAAGGCAGGTGCCATCCTGACCTAAGTCTGCTTGACCTGTGCAGGGCACTCCACGTCTCCACCGCACAGCCCAAGGTGCTAAGGTCGCAGTACTTTGTTACCCGCCGGCTCCTGAGTCCCGGGCACCCAGACCCAGCATCCCGCACCCCAGCCTCCGCAGGGACACGGCAGCGCGGAGCCCCCGCTCCGAACCCTGGGAGCTCACGAGGCCCTCTTCCCCAcacggccgccgccgccatcaGTGCCTGGGGGCCCGGGAGGCGGGGCCGCGGCCCGAGGGTCCGTGGGGAGCTGAGACGCCGCGGTGAGATGCGGGAATGCCGCGGTGGGACTCAGGGATGCCCCGGTGGGGTGTGCAGCGTGCGGGACCCTCGCTCACCTGCGGCCGCCTCAGCCCGCCCTTCGACACAAGATGGCGGCCGGTGCCGGGCGCGCGCAAGCGCAAGGCGGGAGAGCGGGGCTCGGCAGCGGGGCCACGCCCATCGATCACGTGATTGGAGGGCGGGGCCATGGGCGGGGCGTGCCGCGGGCTCCGCCCACTCCCGTCACGGGCGATGGGGCGGGCCCgggccagccccggctcccAGCGGCACATCCCGCTCTCCCTGCACCGGGAACAGCCGCTGTGTCCCTGCGCGTGAGCCCCACCCTTACCTGAGCTCCCCAGGCATCCGGAGGGAGCCGGGGGTTTTGACACTGTGGTTTGACAACCAGTGAGGTTACTGATCAGGGAGAGTACAGGGACCGGCAAGCTCTTCTGGACTTCCTGTGGGGATTCTGCCCCATTCCTGCAGGACTCCCACGTCACACTCAGCTGAGATGTCTCACCAATCTGAAGGGTTTGAGACCCTTGCAAAAGCATGGCCTTGGAAACTCTCGGCTACAGCCAGACCAGACAAGGCACGGCTTGTGCCCCTGTAGGGAAAGAGCGAGCACAGGCTTTGGCTTGCAGCAGCCTCAGGAAAGCAGAAGCAGGATAAAGGCaaaagctgctgcctcctctcatCACAGAGATAGGAGAATGGCAAGGCAGAAAAGCTCTGTGAGACCAGATTCCCCTGGGCAGAGGCAACTCACACCAACAGGAAAAGTGAGGAAGACTGTGGGACTGGAAGGGATTTAGCTACCCTTGGTCCAAGGCTGAAAGGAACCACTGGCCATCTTCTGGAGGCTTCCAAGAGATCACTGTGTGGAGAGAAACCCCCCAGTCTCTGCCAGGAGCAGTCCTCACACCCAGGGAGAGACAGACAACCCAGTTAGCATTCCAGGATTTTACTGTGGCCCACAGTAGGAACAAAAAGGGGTTTTAAAAGATGTTAAAACCGATGCATTATAGGGAAGTGCAACTTTTGCAAACAGTGGCAGATTAAGGAGCAGGGTGGCTTCAACCgggggctggcacagctctgtgcagagcCGGGTGCCCCAGGATCCTGCTGTGTCACTTCAGCATGCTCGCGCCAAGTGGGAAGGAGGCGGGACCAGCATGATGCAAGCTGTGCCACAGGGACCCTGGGCTTGCcatgctcccagctctgccgtCACTCTGCCACAGGTTTCGCTTGCTTGGCCGCTTCCAGACGTGTCAGGATTTCATTCCACTGCACAAACTGCTTGGAGAGAAGCAGGGTCTGGACATGACACTTAAGGAAAGTAACGTGGAAACTGCGAGGAAGAAACCAAGGTCAGAGCATCCCAACAGAGCTATTACAATCCTGATTTCTTGGGAGAGGCCCAGGGCACCAGGCTGTTGAAAGCCTACATGAATTCAATCTGTCCAGTGGCTGAGCCACTGCACAGCACCAAACACCCACAGGAGTCCAGGAGGCACTTCTGAACACCGCATACCACTGCAGTGCGAGGGCTTTCTACACAGCTTCCCTACCCACTGTGGTTTCAGGATGTGCCTTGGCACTGGGATCCTATGCAGaaaggacagggacacaggtGTCACCACATCAGAAAGGCTCTTAAACCCGGGGCTGGAGATCCAACAGGATCCAACAGGATCAGCCCAGGGGGAAGGGGTCAGTTCAGCTGTACCAGGCCCAAGGCTCAAAGGATACCATTTTGTTGTAGTCCTCAAGGAGTGTCTTGACACTGTCAGTGAGATCGTGACGCTTCTCCTGCAAAGAGGGGAGACGCAGTGCATGAGCAACACATAAGCTGGAGGACATCTACCCTTCCCAATCCCTGACAGTACGGCAGGAAGCTCATCCAAGGCCAGCACTGAGATCAGCGCCCAGGccctggctgtggctgctcaCTGCAGCTGGGCAGGTTTCCACAATCAAGAGGAAGGTCACAAACACTGGTGCTAAGAAGCACCAAAGCTCCTAGGATTGCACTGCTGCCTGCCTCTCCTCAGTATCCAGGCTTTGCTTGTCCCAGAGCAGAAACTCACGGCAAAATGCTGGAAGAGATCATTAGGAACTGCCCAGGCTACTCACTGCCAGCTCCAGGAGCACTCAAACAGGGAGGGAAAGGGTGAAGTGACAGGGTGACAGTGTCAACAATGTTCCAGAAACTAGGACACTGGAGGGGTGCAGTGCTTCACCTCAGTGTCTCAGTGAAAGGGGGAATTCATGATGGTTATACCCGCCACCGCTTACTAAGTGTCACTGAAAGCTCTGTTTTGATCAAGGTTATGGTAGGCAGATTTCCAACTTGGACTCAATTGACAGAAATCCTGGctccttttcccccttggaGTACTTAAACTTCTTTAAGACTGTAGTATGCATATTCTTGACTGCAAAAAAACTGCCATAAATGAGCAATTCCAGCAGCTGCAAATACAAGGGGTGTCAGTACAGCCACTTGCAAAAGGTTCCTATGCCCTTCTAGTCAATACTGATAGAATATTCACGGTACCTGCTGCTGTATGTGGATCTGTGAGAGCCGCTGCAGTTTGGCTGCATGGTCAGGAACCGCTGGAAGCACAGAGAAATCAGTTTGGGTTGTTTTACAGCACATGGGAATAGTTTCCAAAATAAGGCCCATTCCTCCTCCGTGAGCACAGCATGGCAAAACTCCACTTGCTGAGTGCAAGTGCTCCACACTACAGATAAACCTCATACGGGATTAAAAAACTACTTAACTACCCTGCacacagcaggagctcagggatgcccacAGCGAGGGCTACTCAAGAACTACATCAGAGGAAACCACTTGGGTAGCAGTTGAAAAGGCATCTGTCTGTGTCAGGAACAGGGATGTTCTGGATGTAGAAGAGCTCACAGAAAGGAATGACCTGCCAGTCTCCACCCTCTCTGCCACACTGCTGTCTCCAGCCTGCTTCACAAGCTACTCTATCACCTCCTTGACCTTGCAAGGGAGGCTAGGGCAGCATGAGGCAGGAGCAGACCAAGTTTATACCCAGTTTACTCTCACATCACTAAGCTGTCCTCTTCTCTAGTCTCAGGctcaagagaaaagaaagaaaacaggacaGGCTGCAGCTTAGCAGGTGGCATTTGCAGCTCCAGCTTGCAGAAAAATGTGCATACCTTGGATACTGGTGCTATCCAAGATGGGCTGGAGATTCTTCACCTGCTCCAGAAGGGCTGCACGGGCAGGAATAGCCTGTTCCTCTGTTGTGGGGTGACAAGAAGCAACATCAGTAAACACAAAACAGTGCTTTGGCTTTTCACAAACAGTGGTAATTTTCTAGCTGATCTGTCTCTACAGAAAGGGGCTTGTTCATGATTTTATTTACACTTTGTGCTGCACATCCCTGGGTCTTGATTCAGAGCAATTTCACGCAGGAGAATCCCCACTGAGTTGTGgggataggacaaggagtaCTGGGTACAAATTGAAAGAGGGGACATTTAGGCttgatattaggaagaaattctttactgtgagcgTGGTGATACACTGGCATAGGTTGCCCAGGAGCTTGTGGACGCTCCAtacctggcagtgttcaaggccaggttggatggccTGGTCAGGTTGGGGAGGTGCCCCTGTCCACGGCAGGGTGGGTCGGGACTGGATGGTCCTTAAAGTCCCTTCCACCCCTTAACATTCCATGACTCTATGAAATTCCATTCACAGACTATACCATCACAGTTGATCAAACTCCTTGGGTCAAAAGAGAACAAGGCTAGGGGGTGCTGAAATACACCCAAATGTTTTTTACTTTTGTCACAGCCTAGATAATTCAGGAAGTGGGGTGAGGAAACCATTCTAGCTCCAGCTTTTCTGACCAGCCTTCGATTAATTCAGGGCTAAAGTGAATGCTCAATATGGGAGAGATCAGAGCTGATAAAACTGCAGTGTGGCTGTGCACAAGGGAGCACTGAGGGTGACAGACACCTTTGTACAAACCACCTCTCTGATACCTCCATGGAGCGTACCGTGCCCTGTCTTTACAACTGAAAAAATCCATCTCAATCCATCTTAAGTAAAGGACGCCTTTTTGCAGTGCTACAAAAGCCTCCTGTTTCCCCTTGTTTCATGCCATACCTGCCAAGATGAATTGCAGCTTCATAGCGTCTGGAACAGCCATCCTATCAATGTACTGAGGGTCAAGGTATTTTATTACATCTTCAACTGGAGGGATAAACAGGTTTGGAGACAAAAAGTAGGGGAGATGTCATGGCATTCACAAGTGCAACTTCCCCCGCATGCC harbors:
- the RPP25L gene encoding ribonuclease P protein subunit p25-like protein — encoded protein: MENYKKTKIVEKPCPLPFTDLPADIIEMKVKDGSKIRNLMGYAMSKMEQDSVRQILFTGSGKAVSKTITCVEIMKRRLKELHQITKVLFRQIEEIWEPIVPEAGLDALTVKRNIPAICVLLSKDALDTQEPGYQAPGSSDAFWTETLTAESQGQMKRKQGGGRGAGSTGKHPRSTGGILGGP
- the DCTN3 gene encoding dynactin subunit 3, yielding MAAGAAELRRLQWRLEELEQRVGLGGGGCGPRKVADELVKVQVALNNIAGKRERIKILFKKIEDVIKYLDPQYIDRMAVPDAMKLQFILAEEQAIPARAALLEQVKNLQPILDSTSIQAVPDHAAKLQRLSQIHIQQQEKRHDLTDSVKTLLEDYNKMTLLLSKQFVQWNEILTRLEAAKQAKPVAE